A single window of Methylobacterium nodulans ORS 2060 DNA harbors:
- a CDS encoding acyl carrier protein produces MSDIADRVKKIVVEHLGVEAEKVTENANFIDDLGADSLDTVELVMAFEEEFNVEIPDDAAETIQTVGDAIKFLEKNSG; encoded by the coding sequence ATGAGCGATATCGCGGACCGGGTGAAGAAGATCGTTGTCGAGCACCTCGGCGTCGAAGCCGAGAAGGTGACCGAGAACGCGAACTTCATCGACGATCTCGGGGCCGACAGCCTCGACACGGTCGAGCTGGTGATGGCGTTCGAGGAGGAGTTCAACGTCGAGATCCCGGATGACGCGGCCGAGACCATCCAGACGGTCGGCGACGCGATCAAGTTC
- the fabG gene encoding 3-oxoacyl-[acyl-carrier-protein] reductase, with translation MFDLTGRKALVTGATGGLGGAIARAFHAQGAEVAISGTRRDALDALAAEFGGERVHVVEANLADTAAVEGLVPAAEAALGGLDILVNNAGITRDNLFLRMKDEEWDSVIAVNLTAAFRLSRAAVKGMMRRRYGRIVNIGSVVGSTGNAGQGNYAAAKAGLVGLTKALAAEVASRKITVNCIAPGFIASPMTDALNEKQREGILATVPMGRLGEGAEVAAAAVYLASDEAAYVTGHTLHVNGGMAML, from the coding sequence ATGTTCGACCTCACCGGCCGCAAGGCCCTCGTCACCGGCGCGACTGGCGGCCTCGGGGGCGCCATCGCCCGTGCCTTCCACGCGCAGGGCGCCGAGGTGGCGATCTCGGGGACGCGCCGGGACGCGCTCGATGCCCTCGCGGCCGAATTCGGGGGCGAGCGCGTCCACGTCGTCGAGGCCAATCTCGCCGATACGGCCGCCGTCGAGGGGCTGGTGCCGGCGGCCGAGGCCGCCCTCGGCGGCCTCGACATCCTGGTCAACAACGCCGGCATCACCCGCGACAACCTCTTCCTGCGCATGAAGGACGAGGAGTGGGACAGCGTCATCGCGGTCAATCTCACGGCGGCCTTCCGGCTGTCGCGCGCGGCCGTGAAGGGCATGATGCGCCGCCGCTACGGCCGCATCGTCAATATCGGCTCGGTGGTGGGCTCCACCGGCAATGCCGGGCAGGGCAACTACGCCGCCGCCAAGGCCGGCCTCGTCGGCCTCACCAAGGCCCTCGCCGCCGAGGTGGCGAGCCGCAAGATCACGGTGAACTGCATCGCCCCGGGCTTCATCGCCTCCCCGATGACTGATGCGCTCAACGAGAAGCAGCGGGAGGGCATCCTGGCCACCGTGCCGATGGGGCGCCTCGGGGAGGGGGCCGAGGTGGCGGCGGCAGCCGTCTATCTCGCCTCCGACGAGGCCGCTTACGTCACCGGGCATACCCTGCACGTCAACGGCGGCATGGCGATGCTGTGA
- the fabD gene encoding ACP S-malonyltransferase: MSRAFIFPGQGSQAVGMGAGLSQNHAAAREVFAEVDEALSQNLSRLMFEGPADELTLTANAQPALMAASLAVLRVLEAERGLELARDVAFVAGHSLGEYSALAAAGALNLADTARLLRLRGEAMQRAVPVGTGAMAALLGLEVEAAEEIAGEAEQGEVCDVANDNGAGQVVVSGHRSAVERAVALAQTRGAKRAVMLNVSAPFHCALMSPAAETMRAALDQVTLVAAKVPVMANILASPIREPAAIRDALVRQVTGTVRWRECVAAMAGAGVDAFYEIGTGKVLSGLVKRIAPGASATPIGTPADIAAFSL, from the coding sequence GTGTCGCGCGCCTTCATCTTTCCGGGCCAGGGCAGCCAAGCGGTCGGCATGGGCGCCGGCCTCAGCCAGAACCATGCGGCGGCCCGGGAGGTCTTCGCCGAGGTCGACGAGGCGCTCAGCCAGAATCTCTCGCGGCTGATGTTCGAGGGGCCGGCCGACGAACTCACCCTGACGGCAAACGCCCAGCCGGCGCTGATGGCGGCGAGCCTCGCGGTGCTGCGGGTGCTCGAAGCCGAGCGCGGCCTCGAGCTTGCCCGCGACGTCGCCTTCGTGGCGGGCCATTCGCTCGGCGAGTACAGCGCGCTCGCGGCGGCCGGGGCGCTCAACCTGGCCGACACGGCGCGGCTCCTGCGCCTGCGGGGCGAGGCGATGCAGCGGGCGGTCCCGGTCGGAACGGGCGCCATGGCGGCGCTCCTCGGCCTCGAGGTCGAGGCCGCCGAGGAGATCGCCGGCGAGGCCGAGCAGGGCGAGGTCTGCGACGTCGCCAATGACAACGGCGCCGGACAGGTGGTGGTGTCCGGCCATCGCAGCGCGGTTGAGCGAGCCGTCGCGCTCGCCCAGACGCGGGGCGCCAAGCGCGCCGTCATGCTCAACGTCTCGGCGCCCTTCCACTGCGCGCTGATGAGCCCGGCCGCCGAGACCATGCGGGCCGCCCTCGACCAGGTGACGCTCGTCGCCGCGAAGGTGCCCGTGATGGCGAACATCCTGGCGAGCCCGATCCGCGAGCCTGCCGCGATCCGCGACGCTCTGGTGCGGCAGGTCACCGGCACCGTGCGCTGGCGCGAATGCGTCGCCGCGATGGCGGGTGCAGGGGTCGACGCCTTCTACGAGATCGGCACCGGCAAGGTGCTCTCCGGCCTCGTCAAGCGCATCGCCCCGGGTGCGAGCGCCACCCCCATCGGCACGCCGGCCGACATCGCCGCCTTCAGCCTGTAA
- a CDS encoding universal stress protein, whose product MIKDLMVVVDGVGLRAAPYALSLARELGASICAAGVLPTVPFQTFAWAEIPYDMVTSAQQDARGQAADAAEAVARAALAGGLPCETTTVCEQPAEADRTLSRLAGATDLVVIEQPEGQRPKPADAHLETLLLRSGRPTLVVPYIHTAPANLQSAVVAWDASPTAARALADAIPLLSRIGRVQVVTVAGEQPPDALQQRLVRHLARHGIEAKISAFSAQIPVAEALLSHAADTGADLLVMGAYGHSPLREAILGGTSRTILESMTVPVLMSH is encoded by the coding sequence ATGATCAAGGATCTGATGGTGGTCGTGGATGGGGTGGGCCTGCGCGCGGCGCCCTACGCGCTCTCGCTCGCCAGGGAGCTCGGCGCATCGATCTGCGCCGCGGGCGTTCTGCCGACCGTGCCGTTCCAGACTTTCGCCTGGGCCGAGATCCCCTACGACATGGTCACGTCCGCGCAGCAGGATGCTCGCGGGCAGGCGGCGGACGCCGCCGAAGCGGTGGCGCGGGCGGCGCTGGCGGGCGGGCTCCCCTGCGAGACGACGACGGTCTGCGAGCAGCCCGCCGAAGCGGACAGAACCCTGTCGCGGCTGGCGGGGGCCACGGATCTCGTGGTGATCGAACAGCCCGAGGGGCAGCGGCCGAAGCCCGCCGACGCTCATCTGGAGACGCTCCTCCTCCGGTCGGGCCGCCCGACCCTGGTCGTGCCCTATATCCATACGGCTCCGGCGAACCTGCAATCAGCCGTGGTGGCCTGGGACGCGAGCCCCACGGCGGCGCGCGCCCTGGCCGATGCCATTCCTCTCTTGTCCCGCATCGGCCGGGTCCAGGTGGTCACGGTCGCCGGCGAGCAGCCGCCCGATGCGCTGCAGCAGCGGCTCGTCCGCCATCTTGCCCGGCACGGGATCGAGGCCAAGATCAGCGCCTTCTCCGCTCAGATCCCGGTTGCCGAGGCGCTGCTGTCGCATGCGGCGGATACGGGCGCGGACCTGCTGGTGATGGGGGCCTATGGTCATTCCCCGTTGCGGGAGGCGATCCTGGGCGGGACGAGCCGCACCATCCTGGAGTCGATGACGGTTCCGGTGCTGATGTCGCACTGA
- a CDS encoding undecaprenyl-diphosphate phosphatase, protein MPSITNEACVQGVDTGFVTLGYAKVAVLGVVQGLTELLPISSTAHMRVVPGLLGWPDPGSAFSAAMQLAALAAVVSYYWRDLREIVVGSLGAVARRDFGSVDVRFAVGIVLATVPIVVAGVLLSPVLNACGSPLRTLPVIAWACVVMGLLLAFAEAAARHRRPAREARLRDMLAVGIAQVGALVPGVSRSGSTLTGALMLGFKRADAARISFLLGLPAILLAGLREIWILHKAGLSAQGWSVLGVGLVVASLSAFAAIWLLMRVLERFSAWPFVLYRIALGIGLLAALHVGLLAA, encoded by the coding sequence GTGCCGAGCATCACCAACGAGGCCTGCGTCCAAGGCGTCGATACCGGTTTCGTCACCCTGGGCTACGCCAAGGTGGCGGTGCTCGGCGTCGTGCAGGGACTGACCGAGCTTTTGCCGATCTCGTCGACCGCGCATATGCGGGTGGTGCCCGGACTGCTGGGCTGGCCGGATCCGGGCTCCGCCTTCTCGGCCGCGATGCAGCTCGCGGCGCTTGCTGCCGTCGTCAGCTATTACTGGCGCGACCTGCGCGAGATCGTCGTCGGATCGCTCGGCGCGGTGGCGCGGCGGGATTTCGGCAGCGTGGACGTCCGCTTTGCGGTTGGCATCGTGCTGGCGACCGTCCCGATCGTGGTGGCGGGCGTGCTGCTCTCGCCGGTGCTGAATGCCTGCGGCTCGCCGCTTCGGACCCTGCCGGTGATCGCCTGGGCGTGCGTGGTCATGGGGCTGCTGCTCGCCTTCGCGGAGGCCGCCGCGCGCCACCGGCGTCCGGCGCGGGAGGCGCGGCTGCGCGACATGCTTGCCGTCGGGATCGCACAGGTGGGCGCCCTGGTCCCGGGAGTCTCGCGCTCCGGCTCGACCCTGACGGGCGCGCTGATGCTCGGCTTCAAGCGCGCGGATGCCGCCCGTATCTCCTTCCTGCTCGGATTGCCGGCGATCCTGCTCGCGGGGCTGCGGGAGATCTGGATCCTGCACAAGGCCGGGCTCAGTGCGCAGGGCTGGAGCGTGCTCGGTGTCGGGCTCGTGGTCGCCAGCCTCTCGGCCTTCGCGGCGATCTGGTTGCTGATGCGCGTGCTGGAGCGGTTCTCGGCTTGGCCGTTCGTGCTCTACCGCATCGCGCTCGGGATCGGGCTCCTGGCCGCCCTGCATGTCGGCCTCCTCGCCGCCTGA
- a CDS encoding leucine-rich repeat-containing protein kinase family protein: MPASPSPSDLLRALGRGDLAGTRELRLPGIVSEFPREIFGLADTLELLDLSGGSLSALPHDLGRLRKLRVLFCSGTRFERLPPSLGDCPALGQIGFRSTGLRDVPAESLPPFLRWLTLTDNRIERLPGALGNRPLLQKLMLAGNRLRDLPNTLAAAPNLELLRLSANGFEALPAWLVELPRLAWLSWSGNPCEPELGRAEGAAVAWSHLECGERLGEGASGWVHRGIWRPDGEGTGRPVALKLFKGAMTSDGLPEREMAACLAAGPHPHLAGALGRVTAHPDRKQGLVMPLLPADWRVLAGPPSLESCSRDVYDPGSGLSAARALRLARGIAAAAAHLHATGLLHGDLYGHNVLWDGQAGAAVLSDFGAASALPGGSLGAALQRIEVRAFGILLGELLALIPDGDPALCDLERACTAADPSRRPLMAEVVHALNGFG, from the coding sequence ATGCCGGCCTCGCCCTCCCCGTCAGACCTGCTCCGCGCGCTTGGCCGCGGCGACCTCGCCGGCACGCGGGAGCTGCGTCTGCCAGGTATCGTATCCGAGTTCCCTCGCGAGATCTTCGGTCTGGCCGACACGCTGGAACTGCTCGACCTCAGCGGCGGCTCTCTCTCGGCGCTGCCGCACGACCTGGGACGCCTGCGCAAGCTGCGCGTGCTGTTCTGCTCGGGCACGCGATTCGAGCGTCTTCCGCCTTCGCTCGGGGATTGTCCCGCGCTCGGCCAGATCGGCTTTCGCAGTACGGGTCTGCGCGACGTGCCCGCCGAGTCGCTGCCGCCGTTCCTGCGGTGGCTCACGCTCACCGACAACCGCATCGAACGCCTGCCCGGGGCCCTGGGCAATCGTCCGCTTCTTCAGAAGCTGATGCTGGCGGGCAATCGCCTGCGGGATCTGCCGAACACGCTCGCGGCGGCCCCCAATCTCGAATTGCTGCGGCTCTCCGCCAACGGCTTCGAGGCGCTGCCAGCCTGGCTCGTCGAGCTGCCGCGCCTCGCTTGGCTGTCGTGGTCGGGGAATCCCTGCGAGCCGGAGCTGGGGCGGGCCGAAGGCGCCGCCGTGGCCTGGTCCCATTTGGAATGCGGCGAGCGTCTCGGCGAGGGGGCGTCCGGGTGGGTTCACCGCGGGATCTGGCGTCCGGATGGAGAGGGAACGGGACGACCGGTCGCGCTCAAGCTCTTCAAGGGCGCGATGACGAGCGACGGCCTGCCCGAACGCGAGATGGCGGCCTGCCTGGCCGCCGGCCCGCACCCGCATCTCGCGGGCGCTCTGGGGCGCGTGACCGCTCATCCCGATCGGAAGCAGGGCTTGGTGATGCCCCTCCTCCCGGCGGACTGGCGCGTCCTGGCCGGCCCGCCGAGCCTGGAGAGCTGCAGCCGCGACGTCTACGACCCGGGATCGGGGCTTTCCGCGGCGAGGGCGCTGCGGCTCGCCCGCGGCATCGCGGCCGCCGCCGCGCATCTGCACGCGACGGGCCTTCTTCACGGCGATCTTTATGGTCACAACGTGCTGTGGGACGGACAGGCCGGTGCGGCGGTCCTCAGCGATTTCGGTGCGGCCTCCGCCTTGCCGGGTGGATCGCTCGGGGCCGCGCTCCAGCGGATCGAGGTCCGGGCCTTCGGAATCCTTCTCGGCGAGCTGCTTGCCTTGATTCCGGACGGCGATCCTGCGCTTTGCGACCTTGAGCGGGCCTGCACCGCAGCCGATCCGAGCCGCCGCCCTCTGATGGCCGAGGTCGTGCATGCCCTGAACGGGTTCGGGTGA
- the rnk gene encoding nucleoside diphosphate kinase regulator, which translates to MTIAVKKTPDGTGKPRIKMTVEDHERLSALAAAAQDRMPDVASCLADELDRAQIVAGRGRLPPFVRMGCQVEFRDDTTGRVQIVTLVYPGEANIEQGKISVLTPIGAALIGLSTGQSITWETRSGLTKSLTVLDVRESVIA; encoded by the coding sequence ATGACCATCGCTGTGAAGAAGACACCGGACGGCACGGGCAAGCCGCGCATCAAGATGACCGTCGAGGATCACGAGCGCCTGTCCGCCCTGGCCGCGGCTGCGCAGGATCGAATGCCGGACGTCGCGTCCTGCCTGGCCGACGAGCTGGATCGCGCCCAGATCGTCGCGGGCCGCGGGCGCCTCCCGCCTTTCGTGCGGATGGGCTGCCAGGTCGAGTTCCGTGACGACACGACCGGCCGCGTGCAGATTGTCACCCTGGTCTATCCCGGTGAAGCCAATATCGAGCAGGGCAAGATCTCGGTGCTGACCCCGATCGGTGCGGCTCTGATCGGGCTGAGCACGGGTCAGTCGATCACCTGGGAGACACGCTCAGGCCTTACCAAGTCGCTGACAGTCCTGGACGTGCGCGAATCAGTCATTGCGTAG
- a CDS encoding CPBP family glutamic-type intramembrane protease, with translation MTAAVSRARWMGALIIIIAAGLPGVFSILLATPDIPGVPRLALVINPLIMLVVLTAVGAALAPKLGFRSRLYDHALRRSPWPSLWSWLGPARVGLGLGVILALADWLTVPVWRGASAQPPDIVEGWTPHMLAAGLLYGGITEEIMIRFGLMSLLTWLAAWLLRRSSAPLAAAAWTGNVAAALFFGILHLPAVALTGAEITSGIAARTILLNAIGGLTYGWLFMRQDLESAMVAHGATHLGFAVAALAVSPAP, from the coding sequence ATGACGGCCGCTGTCTCTCGCGCGCGCTGGATGGGCGCGCTCATCATCATCATCGCCGCCGGCTTGCCGGGGGTCTTCTCGATCCTCCTGGCGACGCCGGACATTCCCGGCGTGCCGCGACTGGCGCTGGTGATCAACCCGCTGATCATGCTCGTCGTCCTGACGGCTGTCGGTGCGGCGCTCGCGCCGAAGCTCGGCTTCCGCTCGCGGCTCTACGACCATGCCTTGCGCCGCTCTCCCTGGCCCTCCTTGTGGTCCTGGCTCGGGCCGGCGCGCGTTGGGCTCGGTCTCGGCGTCATCCTCGCCCTCGCGGATTGGCTCACCGTACCGGTCTGGCGCGGAGCGAGCGCTCAACCGCCCGATATCGTGGAGGGCTGGACGCCGCACATGCTGGCCGCTGGCCTGCTCTACGGCGGCATTACCGAGGAGATCATGATCCGCTTCGGCTTGATGAGCCTGCTGACCTGGCTCGCAGCGTGGTTGCTGCGCCGGTCGAGCGCTCCGCTCGCCGCCGCGGCATGGACCGGCAATGTCGCCGCCGCCCTGTTCTTCGGCATCCTCCACCTGCCGGCCGTCGCGCTCACCGGGGCAGAGATCACGTCGGGCATCGCGGCCCGGACGATCCTGCTGAACGCGATCGGCGGCTTGACCTATGGCTGGCTCTTCATGCGGCAGGACCTCGAAAGCGCGATGGTCGCCCATGGTGCGACGCATCTCGGTTTCGCGGTCGCTGCGCTGGCCGTATCGCCTGCTCCCTGA
- a CDS encoding GGDEF domain-containing protein: MRTHLFTLPTFKKKLTTGARKPNGAIRRQAGYTGIRYSFEQKLSIRVFLVILCTATLAFTIIAPTYHAFTLARQNLHDIQDYRLILDAATYISAERGPANIVMSEEPSSDSIGAKRLAEYRARTDAALARIATASDAPFGLHNHPVPTGLLARVRDRLAAARAKVDHVASRPRSPLKREEFQDAIESMFAVFDAFQAIVSWRADALVQHDSGLAAPVLVGQMLSDLREYGGRIGSEIIAPIATGERLPLKNVVDSRRSQRRLLELWHIIRSQSALYGNPSLAAGRAEIDRHFFGDSLGLIDRLIREGRQQGRYSMTATEFTERFVPTMRPIESYRRAFLDAAVERFVEARALALATLTTAVLVTSATVALLIGLILSIRIHIFRPLIHAHEEVRRLAEDRPAVRQPRPSQAGEILSLFQAIEVLQGKIEERATMTSELRVQAETDGLTGLLNRRMLDRLAQSPPGSADDKVCLILIDIDHFKAINDTYGHATGDRVLIQMAELLQSVLRASDVIARFGGEEFAVLVPGADLSGAITVARKVRIALQRARFTTPDGTPVRVTASFGVARGRRGQEAWPCLVELADEALYRAKSDGRNRVRFARRMATSDLAPSSHDARAPAAMDLGSAR, from the coding sequence ATGCGCACCCACCTCTTCACGCTGCCGACATTCAAAAAGAAGCTCACAACCGGAGCAAGAAAGCCGAACGGTGCGATCCGTCGCCAAGCGGGATACACCGGCATTCGCTATAGCTTTGAGCAAAAACTGTCGATCCGTGTGTTTCTTGTCATTCTCTGCACAGCCACCCTCGCATTCACGATCATCGCCCCCACCTATCACGCGTTCACCCTGGCGCGACAGAACCTGCACGACATTCAGGATTACCGGCTGATCCTGGACGCGGCGACCTACATTTCGGCCGAGCGCGGTCCGGCCAATATCGTCATGTCCGAAGAGCCGTCATCCGACAGCATCGGGGCAAAGCGCCTTGCGGAGTATCGGGCGCGCACCGATGCGGCACTCGCCCGGATCGCCACGGCGTCCGACGCCCCGTTCGGGCTCCACAACCACCCGGTCCCGACCGGCCTGCTCGCGCGGGTCCGCGATCGGCTCGCCGCAGCGAGGGCCAAGGTCGATCACGTGGCGTCCCGTCCGCGCTCGCCGCTCAAACGCGAGGAGTTCCAGGACGCGATCGAAAGCATGTTCGCGGTGTTCGACGCATTCCAGGCTATCGTCTCGTGGAGAGCAGACGCGCTTGTCCAACACGACAGCGGCCTCGCTGCGCCCGTCCTCGTCGGTCAGATGCTGAGCGACCTTCGCGAGTATGGCGGCAGAATCGGCTCGGAGATCATCGCTCCGATCGCGACCGGAGAGAGGCTGCCCCTGAAGAATGTCGTCGACAGCAGGCGAAGCCAGCGCAGGTTGCTCGAACTCTGGCACATCATCCGGAGCCAGAGCGCACTTTACGGCAACCCGTCGCTGGCGGCGGGCCGCGCGGAAATCGACAGGCATTTCTTCGGCGACAGTCTCGGCTTGATCGACCGGCTGATCAGAGAGGGCCGGCAGCAGGGACGCTACTCCATGACGGCGACCGAATTCACCGAGCGCTTCGTTCCGACGATGCGGCCGATCGAGTCCTATCGCCGCGCCTTCCTCGATGCCGCCGTCGAGAGATTCGTGGAGGCGCGCGCCTTGGCCCTGGCGACGCTGACGACGGCCGTGCTGGTGACCTCGGCCACCGTCGCGCTCTTGATCGGCCTCATCCTCTCCATCAGGATTCACATTTTCCGCCCGCTCATCCACGCCCATGAGGAGGTCCGCAGGCTGGCCGAGGATCGGCCGGCCGTGCGTCAGCCGCGCCCGAGCCAGGCCGGTGAGATCCTCAGCCTGTTTCAGGCCATCGAGGTGCTCCAAGGCAAGATCGAGGAGCGTGCAACGATGACGAGCGAGTTGCGGGTTCAGGCGGAGACGGATGGCCTGACCGGGCTCCTGAATCGCCGCATGCTGGATCGCCTCGCGCAATCGCCACCCGGAAGCGCCGACGACAAGGTATGCCTCATCCTCATCGACATCGATCACTTCAAGGCGATCAACGACACCTACGGCCACGCGACCGGCGATCGCGTGCTGATCCAGATGGCCGAGCTGCTGCAGTCTGTGCTCCGCGCCAGCGACGTCATCGCTCGGTTCGGAGGCGAGGAATTCGCCGTTCTCGTGCCGGGCGCCGACCTGTCGGGCGCGATCACGGTGGCCAGAAAGGTTCGCATCGCTCTGCAACGCGCGCGTTTCACGACGCCGGACGGGACGCCCGTCAGGGTGACGGCGAGCTTCGGCGTTGCGCGTGGTCGGCGCGGCCAAGAGGCGTGGCCATGTCTGGTCGAGCTCGCCGACGAGGCGCTCTATCGGGCCAAGTCGGACGGCCGCAATCGCGTTCGCTTCGCGCGACGCATGGCGACGTCCGACCTCGCGCCCTCATCGCACGACGCTCGCGCGCCGGCCGCCATGGATCTCGGGTCCGCTCGGTGA
- a CDS encoding MBL fold metallo-hydrolase, translating to MKRRRLIRLASAVTVMTLGGVGYAAHRRSSNPYYGGPVSDHFDGTRFFSPGQPQDKDLVELARWQLGGRREIWPSHFPSPFAADTPPERVAGLRVVHIGHASLLIQVAGRNILIDPVYAKRASPIGFAGPRRVNPPGIAFEALPPIDAVLITHNHYDHLDGPTLARLWAEHQPLFVAPLGNDAIIRSYDATIAVETRDWGGTVDLGGIAIHLAPAYHWSARGMNDRRMALWSAYVLTTPHGALYHVGDTGYGDGAIFRTVRDRFGPMRLATLPIGAYEPRWFMQAQHINPEEAVRIAMEVGAAQALGHHWGTFRLTNEGVEQPAMALAAALDAASLPPDRFLALRPGQVWTG from the coding sequence ATGAAGCGCAGGCGTCTCATCAGGCTCGCGAGCGCCGTCACCGTGATGACGCTCGGCGGCGTGGGCTATGCCGCGCATCGGCGCAGTTCCAATCCCTATTACGGGGGGCCGGTCAGCGATCATTTCGACGGCACGCGCTTCTTCTCGCCGGGCCAGCCGCAGGACAAGGATCTCGTCGAGCTGGCGCGCTGGCAGCTCGGCGGCCGGCGCGAGATCTGGCCGTCGCACTTCCCGAGCCCCTTCGCGGCCGACACCCCGCCCGAGCGGGTCGCGGGCCTGCGGGTCGTCCATATCGGCCATGCCAGCCTGCTGATCCAGGTGGCCGGCCGCAACATCCTGATCGACCCCGTCTATGCGAAGCGGGCGAGTCCGATCGGCTTCGCGGGTCCCAGGCGCGTGAACCCGCCCGGGATCGCCTTCGAGGCCCTGCCGCCGATCGACGCGGTGCTGATCACCCACAACCATTACGACCATCTCGACGGGCCGACTCTGGCTCGGCTCTGGGCGGAGCACCAGCCGCTCTTCGTCGCCCCGCTCGGCAACGATGCGATCATCCGTTCCTACGACGCGACGATCGCGGTCGAGACCCGCGACTGGGGCGGCACGGTCGATCTCGGCGGCATCGCGATCCATCTGGCGCCCGCCTATCACTGGTCGGCCCGCGGCATGAACGACCGCCGCATGGCGCTGTGGAGCGCCTATGTGCTCACCACCCCGCACGGGGCGCTCTACCATGTGGGCGACACCGGCTACGGCGACGGCGCGATCTTCCGGACCGTCCGCGACCGCTTCGGCCCGATGCGCCTTGCGACGCTGCCGATCGGCGCCTACGAGCCGCGCTGGTTCATGCAGGCGCAGCACATCAATCCGGAGGAGGCCGTGCGCATCGCCATGGAGGTCGGGGCCGCGCAGGCGCTCGGCCATCACTGGGGAACGTTCCGGCTCACCAACGAAGGGGTGGAGCAGCCCGCTATGGCGCTCGCGGCGGCGCTGGACGCCGCGTCCCTGCCGCCCGACAGGTTCCTTGCCCTGCGACCGGGGCAGGTCTGGACCGGATGA
- a CDS encoding PilZ domain-containing protein encodes MSELRKEVRLRTFLKGRIVFNNGNASMDCLVRDLSATGARLTLSQTAVLPDAFDLLIPAKDKLYKATLRWRRSDSVGVAFQNDRMETPAAPAAVETSAAVLLQRIHELETENATLRRLLAEAEAAMMDKIA; translated from the coding sequence ATGTCTGAACTGCGCAAAGAGGTGCGTCTGCGGACCTTCCTGAAGGGGCGCATCGTCTTCAACAACGGCAATGCGTCGATGGATTGTCTGGTCCGCGACCTGTCGGCCACGGGCGCGCGGCTGACGCTGAGCCAGACGGCGGTGCTGCCGGACGCCTTCGACCTGCTCATCCCGGCAAAGGACAAGCTCTACAAGGCCACCTTGCGCTGGCGGCGCAGCGACAGCGTCGGCGTCGCCTTCCAGAATGACCGGATGGAGACGCCGGCCGCGCCGGCAGCGGTCGAGACCTCCGCGGCGGTTCTCCTGCAACGCATCCACGAACTCGAAACCGAGAACGCGACCCTGCGCCGCCTCCTTGCCGAGGCCGAGGCGGCGATGATGGACAAGATCGCCTGA
- a CDS encoding cysteine hydrolase family protein codes for MGTPTPADTDALPNGPLDAAAVHLCVDMQRLFAEQTAWHMPWMARVLPRVRRLAERFPERTIFTRFIPARNPGEGRGCWKRYYERWACMTLEQLGEDMVALVPDLASFAPPAQVVDKRVYSPWLESSLEQILRERRADTLVITGGETDVCVLATVLGALDRGYRMVLATDGLCSSSDETHDAMLTLYQQRFGQQLETATTDQILRNWT; via the coding sequence ATGGGCACGCCGACGCCAGCCGACACCGATGCGCTGCCGAACGGGCCGCTCGATGCCGCCGCCGTGCACCTGTGCGTCGACATGCAGAGGCTCTTCGCCGAGCAGACCGCATGGCACATGCCCTGGATGGCGCGCGTGCTGCCGCGGGTGCGGCGCCTCGCCGAGCGTTTTCCGGAGCGCACCATCTTCACCCGCTTCATCCCGGCGCGGAACCCGGGAGAGGGGAGAGGCTGCTGGAAGCGCTACTATGAGCGCTGGGCCTGCATGACCCTCGAGCAACTCGGCGAGGACATGGTCGCGCTCGTTCCCGACCTCGCCTCCTTCGCGCCGCCGGCGCAGGTGGTCGACAAGCGCGTCTACTCACCCTGGCTGGAATCGAGCCTCGAGCAGATCCTGCGGGAGCGCCGGGCCGACACCCTGGTCATCACCGGCGGCGAGACGGATGTCTGCGTGCTCGCCACGGTGCTTGGCGCCCTCGACCGGGGCTACCGGATGGTGCTCGCCACGGACGGCCTCTGCTCCTCCTCCGACGAGACGCACGACGCGATGCTCACCCTCTATCAGCAGCGCTTCGGCCAGCAGCTCGAAACGGCCACGACCGATCAGATCCTGCGCAATTGGACGTGA